GCGCGAACTCTGGGACACCTTGCTCCTGGCCTTGCTCGGCCGTTCCGGAGCGTTGCGAAGAATCTTGTAGGCTGTCGCCTTGCCTGGTGACTTGCTCGTGGCCAGCAGGCCCGCTCGGGTCAGCTCGGCGATGGCGTCGAGCACGGTCTGACGGCTCATTCCGCCTTGTTTGGCGATCGTTCGGATGCTCGGGTAGGCCCAGCCGGTGCCGAAGTCCGCGTAGAGACCAATGACGAGATAGACCTTGATCGCCGAACCGCCGAGCGATCGGAACGCCTCGGAGCGAAGCAGGTCGTGCTCGACACGGAAGAAGTACCAGTCCATGGCCGTATTGCGGTCGCTTGGGTTCGGGGGGGCTCGGGGCGTCGGCAATCGGGGACGTATTGGCCAATAGGGGCCTTTGCCCGATCGCTCCACGCGGAACTTAGAGAGACAGGGGGTCCCGGTCTTGCTCCGGCTCCGGCGGGTCCGCCACGTAATAGGTTTTGACTTTCCCCCGCTGCCGGGTCGTCGGCACCACCAGGCCGAGCTTTTCGAGCCGGGCCAGGCTGTCGATGACCGTCGGGCACGACAGGGCCGTGCGGTCCATCAACTGGCTGAGGCTCATCGTCACGCTCCGGTCCGGCCGCCCCCCGCAGGCGGCGACCATGACCAGATAGACCTTGATTCCCTCCCCCTTGATCCGGCCCAGATAGCCGCGATCAAAGAGAACGCTCCTCAGCCAGTCCGTCTGCGTTGGCATGGCGACGGGCACGTCCGGACCCCTCCCTGGACCCTTGGATTCGTGTCTGCGGCCTTGAATTCCGGTCAGGCCCACGACATCTCGATCAGGAGAATTCCTTGTTCTCCTCCGCGTCCGATCCGGTCACAACCCCCAAGAGTTTCCTCAGCAAACCACCTCTCCTGTCACCTACTATCGACCAGCCGGACCCACCTCTACCCCTTTCCTTCAAAACGATTTTTCACGAGGGTGTTGACCCGCCGCGATTCCTCGGTATTATGTCCCT
The DNA window shown above is from Tautonia marina and carries:
- a CDS encoding winged helix-turn-helix domain-containing protein; the encoded protein is MPVAMPTQTDWLRSVLFDRGYLGRIKGEGIKVYLVMVAACGGRPDRSVTMSLSQLMDRTALSCPTVIDSLARLEKLGLVVPTTRQRGKVKTYYVADPPEPEQDRDPLSL